GATTATTTGGAATCGTGCAAGGGGCTGGATTTGAAGACCTCCGTCGTCAGTCTGCTCAGGATCTGGTCAGCATGGATTTCCCAGGTTATTCAATCGGCGGTCTAGCTGTTGGTGAAACCCATGACGAAATGAATGCGGTATTGGACTTCACGACGCCATTGTTACCTGAGAACAAGCCACGCTACCTCATGGGAGTTGGAGCACCAGACAGTTTGATTGATGCGGTCATCCGTGGTGTCGATATGTTTGACTGCGTGTTGCCAACCCGTATCGCTCGTAACGGTACCTGTATGACCAGCCAAGGTCGCTTGGTGGTAAAAAATGCCCAGTTTGCTGAAGATTTCACCCCGCTTGATCCAGATTGTGATTGCTACACATGTAAAAACTATACCCGTGCCTACCTTCGTCACTTGCTCAAGGCAGATGAAACCTTTGGTATCCGCTTGACCAGCTACCACAACCTCTTCTTCCTAATCAACCTGATGAAAAATGTCCGTCAGGCCATTATGGATGATAACCTGTTGGAGTTCCGTCAAGACTTTATGGAAAAATATGGTTATGGCAAGAATGGTAGAAACTTTTAAATAAAAATGACCTCCTACAAAATAGTGGGAGGTTCTCTTTTTATACATCAAAATACAAGAGTTCTTTCGGCGTCTTGGTAAAGACTTCAAAGCCGTTTTTAGTCACATAGCCACAGTCTTCAATGCGTACACCGACTTTTCCAGGAATGTAGATACCAGGCTCAACAGAGAAGCACATGCCTTCTTCGATAACCAAGTCATTTCCTTCCATAATAGATGGGAACTCGTGGACACTCATGCCCAAACCATGTCCAAGACGGTGGTTGAAGTAGTCACCATAACCTGCTTTTTCAATGACAGAGCGAGCAGCGTAGTCAATCTCCCCAGCAGTCACGCCCGGCTTGATCATCTCCACCGCAGCCATGTGGGCCTCAAGGGTCAGGTTATAGATGTCTTTTTTGAACTGGTCTGGCTTGCCGACAGCTACTGTCCGTGTCATATCAGAGGTATAGCCCAGGGTTTCGACACCTAGGTCGAACAATAGCAGAGCGTTATTTTCGATTTTATTTGTCGATGGAATACCGTGTGGGTTTGCAGCATTGTTACCTGTCAAGACCATGGTATCAAAACTCATCTTGGAAATGCCCTGTTTTTTCATCTCAAATTCAATCTGAGCAATGATGTCTGTTTCCGTCACATCGAGGGAGATATTGTCAAAACCAACCTGCATAGCCTTGTCCGCAAACTCACCAGCCACCAACATTTTTTCAATCTCATCACGGGACTTGATCAATTTCATGGTATTGATAAGCGGAGTAATGTCCGTAAAGGCTTGATTGAAAATGGACTGCAAACCGTGGTAACGGGTCAGGTTCAAATTGTCAAACTCAGCACCGATGGCAGAGAATGTTTTCTGCGGTAGCTTGCTCTTGATAACCTGCCACGGATTTTCAGAATCCATATAGCCAGCCACAGGGAAGTCAACGGTCGCTACTGCACGCTCCACATCCAAGGCTGGAAGGAAGAGGAGGGGGTCGTGGTCGGGCATGACAAAGAGCATCATGTGGCGTTCGTGTGGATCACTGTGGTAGCCAGTCAGGTAGTAGATACTGACTGGATCTGAAAAGATAGCCAGGTCCAATTTGTTGGTTTCAAGGTAGGATGTTACATGATTAAGTTTTGACATGTGGGCACCTTTCTATTTTTGGGAAATTGTGTTGAAATTTTCGTTTATTATATAGACTATTGTTTCAAAAAATGAAAAAAATTGCAAGTATTATCAAAAAAATCCCCTTTTTCTCTTGAAAGTGGTTTCAAAAAGTGATACACTAGAATTGGGTGAAAGCGTAATTTTCATAAAATAGAAAAGAAAAAGAAAGGAAGTAACGTCGATGATGAATACTGATGATACGGTAACGATTTATGACGTGGCCCGTGAAGCAGGCGTATCCATGGCAACAGTATCGCGTGTTGTGAATGGGAATAAAAATGTCAAGGAAAATACTCGTAAGAAAGTATTGGAAGTGATTGACCGCTTGGACTATCGTCCAAATGCGGTAGCTAGGGGATTAGCAAGTAAGAAAACGACAACAGTGGGGGTTGTCATTCCAAATATTGCTAATGCTTATTTTGCGACCTTGGCTAAAGGGATTGATGATATTGCGGATATGTATAAGTACAATATTGTCCTTGCCAATAGCGATGAAAATGATGAGAAGGAGATTAACGTAGTCAATACCCTCTTCTCTAAACAGGTGGATGGTATCATTTTCATGGGCTATCATTTGACAGACAAGATTCGTGCTGAGTTTTCACGTTCTCGGACACCGATCGTTTTAGCAGGTACAGTGGATTTAGAACACCAGTTGCCAAGTGTCAACATTGACTATGCAGCGGCGAGTGCGGATGCTGTCCATCTCCTTGCTAAAAACAACAAGAAAATTGCCTTTGTATCAGGTCCGCTTGTGGACGACATCAATGGTAAGGTTCGTCTAGCAGGCTACAAGCAAGGATTGAAGGACAATGGTATTGACTTCAACGAAGGTCTTGTTTTCGAGTCTAAGTACAAGTATGAAGAAGGCTACGCCCTGGCAGAACGTATTCTAAATGCAGGAGCAACAGCAGCCTATGTTGCTGAAGATGAGATTGCAGCAGGTTTGTTAAATGGTATTAGCGACAAGGGAATTAAGGTACCAGAGGAATTTGAAATTGTGACTAGTGATGATTCTTTGGTTACAAAATTCACCAGTCCAAATCTAACCTCTATCA
The nucleotide sequence above comes from Streptococcus sp. 29887. Encoded proteins:
- a CDS encoding M24 family metallopeptidase, yielding MSKLNHVTSYLETNKLDLAIFSDPVSIYYLTGYHSDPHERHMMLFVMPDHDPLLFLPALDVERAVATVDFPVAGYMDSENPWQVIKSKLPQKTFSAIGAEFDNLNLTRYHGLQSIFNQAFTDITPLINTMKLIKSRDEIEKMLVAGEFADKAMQVGFDNISLDVTETDIIAQIEFEMKKQGISKMSFDTMVLTGNNAANPHGIPSTNKIENNALLLFDLGVETLGYTSDMTRTVAVGKPDQFKKDIYNLTLEAHMAAVEMIKPGVTAGEIDYAARSVIEKAGYGDYFNHRLGHGLGMSVHEFPSIMEGNDLVIEEGMCFSVEPGIYIPGKVGVRIEDCGYVTKNGFEVFTKTPKELLYFDV
- the ccpA gene encoding catabolite control protein A, producing the protein MNTDDTVTIYDVAREAGVSMATVSRVVNGNKNVKENTRKKVLEVIDRLDYRPNAVARGLASKKTTTVGVVIPNIANAYFATLAKGIDDIADMYKYNIVLANSDENDEKEINVVNTLFSKQVDGIIFMGYHLTDKIRAEFSRSRTPIVLAGTVDLEHQLPSVNIDYAAASADAVHLLAKNNKKIAFVSGPLVDDINGKVRLAGYKQGLKDNGIDFNEGLVFESKYKYEEGYALAERILNAGATAAYVAEDEIAAGLLNGISDKGIKVPEEFEIVTSDDSLVTKFTSPNLTSINQPLYDIGAIAMRMLTKIMHKEDLDNREVILNHGLKIRKSTK
- the tgt gene encoding tRNA guanosine(34) transglycosylase Tgt is translated as MTDLPIKYRLIKKEKHTGARLGEIITPHGTFPTPMFMPVGTQATVKTMSPEELKEMGSGIILSNTYHLWLRPGDELIAQAGGLHKFMNWDQPILTDSGGFQVYSLADSRNISEEGVTFKNHLNGSKMFLSPEKAISIQNNLGSDIMMSFDECPQFYQPYDYVKKSIERTSRWAERGLKAHRRPHDQGLFGIVQGAGFEDLRRQSAQDLVSMDFPGYSIGGLAVGETHDEMNAVLDFTTPLLPENKPRYLMGVGAPDSLIDAVIRGVDMFDCVLPTRIARNGTCMTSQGRLVVKNAQFAEDFTPLDPDCDCYTCKNYTRAYLRHLLKADETFGIRLTSYHNLFFLINLMKNVRQAIMDDNLLEFRQDFMEKYGYGKNGRNF